One uncultured Draconibacterium sp. genomic window, TGTAAAACCAATAAATTACTATCTTTCTAATTCTCTTCTCATCTATTTTTGCAATATCAGCGAATTTAGTTCGTAACCATTTTAAATAGGAAATATCAGACTTTAACTTTCTCTCAGCAATTTCTTTGTTATCTTTAATTCTCGATATATTTACTCCACTCGCCCTCCAATAAACTTTTGCATTCGGAACTGTATTTATTGAAGAATTTTGAGCCATCTGAAACCACATGGCATCATCGGTATTCCATGCCAAATCAAACTTAGGGAACCCTTTTAGCTCCTCATATCGCTTCCTTGAAAAAACATATTCCACCACATAACTTCTATATTTAGAAGTAAACTTTCCTAGTAAAAATTCTAAAGAGGTAAGTCGATTCGGGAAAGGTGTATCGCGCTCTATTTCCCGACCTTCCATATCGATTACAGAAACGTCAAAATGATATAGATCTGATATTGCCGAAGAATTGAGATTTTGATAAAACTCCTCTACACAGTTAGGAGCCAGAATATCGTCGTCGGAAAAAAGCCAAATCCATTCTTCTTCCTTGCTTAAGGCAATACATCTTTCCCACTGTGCTACCAATTCTTTTCCACCTAGATTTTCAGCAAATCTAACATATGTTAAGGTTATTCGATCCTTAAAACCATCGATTATTGATTCAAGATTCTCAGGCGAATTATCATCTCCGATATATAAATGAAAATTCTTGTTCGTTTGACTCGCAATCGACTCTAAAGCCTCGCTAAAAAATTTGGCTTTATAGGCAGGTATGATGATGCCAAGTTTAGCCATATTTACAAAATAGAAATATTAGCCCTCATTTTGTGACTTTTGAAATATATCATCCTCTCAACTTTTTAATCCTATCCTTCATTTTCCACGGCAACACGAATCTTATTTGTAACAAAAAGAAACTAATTCTAGAATGTGCACCTAAAAAATTTAAAAACCTTTCAAAGTTCTGATACTCCTTAGGAAAAAAAAACTGAAATTCCTTTGACAATTCGTCTCGGAAATTGGAATAAAAAAAACGGACGAATTGAAACTTTATACTATCAATCGTATTTTTTTTAATGATTTTGCTCAAATCATTAACCTCCATAAAACCCATGAGACAACCTAATAATTGAATTCGTGTAAGAATCCTTAATCTCTCATTTTCAAAACTCCATATCCCTCCTCGATGAACTCTATACACAGCCATAATTTGAGGTAATTTCTTAATTTTTCCATATTGAGCATTCATCATGTGCAGAAAATAATCCGCAACTCGTGACTTATTCTTTAATAGTGAACTGTAATCAAAAAGATTATTTCGATACATTACCGATGGAGTATGAATATAATTTCCAAGTATCAAATCATTAATATACGTAGTTTCATTAACCTCTTTTGTGATATAATCATCAACCAATTTTTGTTCTTCTTCTAGCCATATTTTTACAGGGTGAAAGCAAATTGAGTAACTTGGATTTGCCTCCATAAAATTAACCTGCTTTTGTAATTTGTATGGATCAATCCAATAATCATCGCCTTCACAAATTGCAATGTACTTGCCCCTTGAATACTTCAGATTCCATAGTAAATTAAAACGTCCTGTTGGTTTCTCATCAAATTCAAGAACATTAGATCTTGAGTGTAGAAATAGCCGAATCTTATCAGGATACTTTTTTGCATACTGTAGACAAATCTCGCGCGTCCCATCTATTGATTCATCTTCTCCTAATAAAATCTCATAGGAGAAATCCGTTTTTTGCATTGTAATTCCATCTAGACACGCTGAGATATAATCAACATGTTGATAGGTCTGCACAATTACAGAAACAACTGGATTTTTGGGTACTGAATTAGGATAAATCTTGACAGGAACTTTTTGGTATTTTTTTAAAAAATCACTCATAAAATTAGCAAAATGCTTTATTTTTTAGACAAGACAAAATTTTAATATATGAAATTTTACAACTTCATAAGCTATAATCATATTCAATCAAGACTTCTTTAGCTATTTTATTAAACCTTAGAATCTGTTCTTCCGTTAGAATTGTTTTATATTTATCAACAGGCTCATTTTGAATAGGGAGAGTATTCTTTTTTTTCCATTGGAGGTAATCCTTTGGAATCGACTTGATAATTTTCGATTCTTTATAGTATTCCAACATCGAAGGCTCAAAATCTTCTCCCAAGAAAGACATTATCTTTGAAATTTCGGTTTTTGGAGAAGCAGTTAAATCTTCCATCCGAACCTCCAATACATTATCGTAGTTAAAACTTTCAAAACTCTTTTTTATTTTTTGAATATTGGATTTCCATTCTGAGGCAATACTTTCAATTTTATCAGGAAGATTGGGAGCATCAGCTGACTGTATTTGTTTCTTGTTTAACTTTTTATACGAACAGGCAACATTCCTGCCATCTCTTACAATATGAATAAATTGTACACAAGGGAACACTTCCTTAATATCTTCAATATGATTTAAATAAAAGTTATTTTTATCTCCCCAGCGTTTAATTTTCATTCCCTTAGAATCTCCATAGAATGAATAAATATCATTTATCAATTCTCCGTATTTGTTCGGCTGCTTTTTGAAAAGAAATTTTCTCAATTCAATCCAATCCAGATTCCAATTGTTAATCTTTTTCGTGCTTTTCATGTCATCAAGAAAAGTATCCAAATCTCTATATCTAAAATTCTTGTATTGAGAATATAACCAAAAAGCAAATCCTGCTTCTGGTGGAATAACGAACTTACTGTGTGCATTTAATATTAGCCTAAGAAGAGTAGTTCCCGACCGAGGATTACCGATGATGAAAATGGGTTTCAGTTGTTTTGACATTCTTATAAATAATTGGTCAGGTTTCTATTTCTTGGTTTAATAAATTTTGAGGGAATACCACTATTGATACTCCAATCATCCAAATCTCTTTTCACTAGCGACATAGCACCTAAAACAGCACCTTCTGCAATGGTTACGTTTGGCATAACTACACAGTTGGCTCCAATTTGACTATATTTTTTCAGCCAAACTTTTCCCCCCTGAACATTAGTATATCTAGAGTCTGCCATAGGTCCAATTAAATAATCACCTGAGAAATCGTCCGTTGCGCTAAAAACTGTACATCTTGGCGATAAACCTGAATAATCTTCCATTTCTATCCCATTTCTTCCAAATAGGACACAATAAGCTCCAATATGTATATTATTGTGTAATTTAATTTCACCAGATAAGATACAAAAATCATCAATTCTGACGTTATCCCCAATCTCGATCTTCTCGCAACCATAAAACTGAGCAAATCTGCTTATCAGAACATTCCTCCCGACCGATTTGAAGCCGAAATTAACTAACTCGTTTTGCTCAAAAAAGGATGTTACCATATATGTTTTATTTGTTCAAAATGATATCTAAGATACGTTTCAGGTCATCCCTGGTTAAATCAGGATAAATTGGCAAACAAATCACACTATCTGTTATCATTTCAGCAACAGGCAGGTTTTCCGGTCTCGCAGATTCCAAACCTCTATAAGTTGGAAATTGAGAAATAAGAGGATAAAAATACCTACGACCAAAAATATTATTGGCTTTGAGTTTTTCATATAAGGCGTCTCGAGTCATACCGTATTTTTGCTCATCGATAAAAACCGGGAAATAGCCATAATTATAATGTAGATTTTCCGGCACCACAATCCTTTCTATTCCATCGATATTATCCAAATGTTTGCAATAAAAATCAGCTATTTCTTTACGCGCCAGAATATTTTTATCAATAGTTTTCAGCTGAAGAAGGCCGAAGGCCGACTGCACCTCATTCATTTTTGCATTAATACCCGGAGCAATCACCTCTGTTTCTCCTGCAAATCCGAAATTCTTTAAATAATCAATACGTTTTTTAGTCTTCTCATCATGACAAACGATGGCTCCCCCTTCAATGGTATTAAATACTTTTGTAGCGTGGAAGCTCAAAATGGAAAGATCTCCAAAATTGAGAATACTTTGACCGTTCTGCTTTACTCCAAAGGCATGTGCCGCATCGTAAATTACTTTTAATCCGTAGCGATCGGCAATCTCCTGAATGGCTTCTGTATCACACGGATTTCCGTAAACATGTACAGGTAATATGGCTGTTGTTTTGGGAGTAATAGCTGCTTCAATTTTTTTGGAATCGAGATTACAGAATTCTGGTTCTACATCCACAAAGACCGGTTTTATATTATTCCACCATAATGCATGAGTGGTAGCCACAAAACTATAGGGTGTTGTAATTACTTCACCCGTAATATTTAAAACCTGCAAGGCTGAAATAAGGGCTAATGTTCCATTTGAGAATAATGATATATATGGAACTCCCAAATAATCAGCCAACGCTTTCTCAAAATCCTGATGGTATTTACCATTGTTGGTTAACCATTTCCTACCCCATATATCCTTAAGTAAATCGGTAAACTCATCCAAAGCCGGAAGTACAGGTTGGGTTACAAATATTTTCTGATCAGTTTTTTTCAATTTCTATATTTTACGCCCCAAAAGTAATATTTATCACTGATTTTTATTGTCCAAACTACGAGCTTCTTTTTTGAATCCATTGCTCCATTACTATTCTTTTCAAATATTGATAATCACCAAAATTTAGAAGTTCACCAAAAATAAAAACAATCAAAGCTCCTAAACCAAGTTGAGCAATTAGGATAATCCAGTTACTGTATGGGATAAAAGTTCCAACCATAAAGACAATAATAGCCATTAGTGAACTAAACAAAAACGATGGAAGAATATCAATAATTTGTTGTTTTGTGGAATAGCCAATCAGTTTACCCGAGTAAAAACTATTCAGGCCATACGCAAAAACACTGTTAATTATCATTCCTATAATCATTGCTTTAATGCCAATAAAAATACCTACTAAAATAACAGGAATTGCAATTATCTTTTTTATAATCTCTAAACGGAGAAAAAGATCTGACCTGCCTTTTACATTAAGCATATTCAGATTTAATGCCTGTAAAGGATAAAACATGCCGACAAAACAAAGCAATTGAAGATAGGGAACTGAAGGGAGCCACTTTTCACCAACTAATGCAATTACCATAGGTTTTGCAATCGCTGCCATGCCGAGCATCATTACAAAAGTAATAAACATAGTACTTCTTATTAATTTCTTATAGTTGCTTTTTAAACGTTCCTTTTCGTCTTGTATACTCGACAATACTGGATAACTTACGCGTTGAATTACTCCCATAATATTTTTAGAAGGAAGGTTTCTAAATTGATCTGCACGTGTATAAAATCCTAACTCCATTGCCGAAAAATATTTACCAATAATCAGGTAATATACATTCTGATATATGGTTTCTATTAGAGCACTAATCAGCAACTTACTGCCAAAACCAAACAATTCGAAAAAAGATTCCTTACTAAATATTCGGATGGGACGCCACACAGACCAAATCCACAAAAAAAGTGTATTCAGACAAGCACGGCTCAGGTTAAGTATTACAAGGCTCCATACACCAAGTCCCATCAAAGCTGTTGTTATAGCTAAAACTCCCGACCCCACAGATGCCACAAGCGTAACATAAGTCTGAACCTTAAAGTTAATCTCCTTGCTGAATATTGTTTGCTGAATGATACCCAGTGCATTTATAATTAGGATGATTCCAAAAACCTTAAGCATATTTTCGAGTTCAGGTTCTTCAAAAAACCTACCTATTAATCCTGAAGAAAAAAACAAGAAGATATAAAGCGCAGCAGAAACAAGAAGATTAAAATAAAATACGGTTGAATAATCGGCCAAACTACATTCTCTTTTACGAATAAGAGCCGTACTAAATCCACTTTCAACAATTGTCTGAGATATGGCTATAAAAATGGTTAGCATTCCGATCAATCCAAATTCTCGAGGAGATAAGATTCGAGCTAAAATAATTCCAACTATAAACTGGATGCCTAGCTTTGCGAAATTATCGATAAAACTCCAAAAAAGCCCACCAATGGTTTTTTGTTTTAAATTACTTGTCATTACCTAATATAAGCCCACAAAATTAGTTTTTTTGATTCCCCAATAAATGAAATCAGAATTATTTTTTTTTGTAAAGGACTTTATTCCATTACAGAGACATAATTTCTTCCATAACTACCATTCCCCGGATTAAGTTTTAAAGCTCGCCTTAACTCATCAGGCTTCATTATCATTCTTTCATTTGCTGTCGCCAGGTCATGAATACGATTTATTAAATCGATATTTCTCGCCAAACGAGTTCTGTTAACATCGAAATAAATATTATCCTCTAATCCTACGCGAACGCCTCCCCCTGAAGCAATTGCGATGGAATTCATCATTAGCTGATTATTGCCAATTCCTCCAAAGCTCCACAATGATAGTTCTGGTAAATCATTAACCATTATTCCTGAATGAAGCAAATCAGCCTGAGCACAGGCTATATTTCCTAATAACAAGTTAAAATAATATGGAGGCTCCAACAAACCCTTTCGTTCTAGATATTTTGCATAATTAATCATTCCTACATCGAAGGCTTCTAATTCTGCTACAATCCCTTTCTTTTGCATTTCCAAGGCCAGCATCTGTATCATGTCCGGGGAATTCAGACTTTCAGTTTTGTTAAAATTCAAGGAGCTTAAAGTTAAACTACCCATATCAGGTTTAAGGTTTCCTCCCAATTGAAGCGGCGAAGCCCTACATTCAAATTCCTTTATACCTCTTCCACTAAGAGACACACATATAACTAGGTCGTTTGAGAATTTCCTAATCCCTTCTATAATTTTTCCATAAACTTCCTGTTTATAGGTCGGTTTTCCGGAGTCCTCTTCTCTGGCATGCAAATGTACCATTGTTATCCCAGCTTCAACCGCTTGGTGAACATCTTCAATAATTTCGGAAACTGTAATTGGAACATAAGGAGTCATCTCCTTTGTTGGGATCATGCCAGTAGGTGTAAAATTTATAATCAAATTCATTGTAATAAGTTAAAAAGATTAAATAAAATGCTTTGTAATAGAAGCTGGAACTCCAACAACCTGAACGTTGTCAGGAACATTTTTTGTTACTACTGCTCCAGCTCCAACCACAGCGTTCGCTCCAATCTTAACACCATCAATAATTATTGCTCCCATACCAATGTATGATCCATCACCAATTTCACATCTACCTGCAATATTAGCTCCTGGCGAAATCGTCACATAATTCCCAATTTCTACATGGTGCCCAACGAGACAACCTCTGTTTACGATAACATGCTTACCTATTCTTGTTTTTGCGGCAATAATACTGCCTGCTCCAATCAAAGATCCTTCACTAATTTTAACAGAAGGAAATATTTGTGTTGAAGGGTGGATTAGAGTTGTAAAATTGTATCCTCTATTTTCAATAACTTTAATTATATGTTCTCTTTGAGGAGAACCTATTGCACAGAAGAATTCAACATTACGGTTTATTTTCTCAAGTTCATCAATCCAAATAATTGGAATTCCATTTAGCAAATATTCACATCTTTCTTTATTGACCCCTTCAATAAAAGCTTCAATTTTAAGATTACCAATTATCTGTATTATATCCTGAACTTCTTCTGCAAATATACCGGCACCAATAATGACCATAGCTTTTATCCTTTATTCGTAATTTAATTTTAATTGTACCTAAATTAGGTAAATGTATTCTACTATTGGCTAAGATAATATTTTCGTCTGGAACTATACATAGAACCTTCCGGCGCGAGTCTCCAGACTCGTGCACTTACCATATAGAAAACAGACTTAGTCTGAACAGAATTAAACCGGACAAATAGTTACAAAACTTTTCCCCTCGTAGCCATACGATTGCCGCGGTATAACTTTTCTCACAAATGTGGATACAATAGCACCATAGCATGTGGTACAAAATTATACAGCAGATGGAAAAGCCGGATCACATGAAATTTCAGGTGGAGTAATTTTTCGAAGTTTGTATAATCCTGCAACAATAGATATTATAATGCGCCTTTGCCTTATCAGGCCGATTCTACTCTTTGGTTTGGCCCAAAGAGTAGACAGAAAACCCAAGGCTGCGCCCGCTTCACTCGGAAAAGCTACGCGATGCCGGCTAAAATTCCTGAAACTCGTCGTACCTCCTCAAACAGCAGTAATTTTTTAACGCCGACACCACTTGTTTTCCGGCTCACCGAACGAGGCCGAAGCTTCGAATAAGGTCTTTGGTTTGCCATCCCCAGATCAGAGGATCAGCCTCTTTTGGTCTTTATGATAGCGGAAGGCAAGGATCAAAAGCAGCCTGGATTTTTCTGCTTCGTCCCAATTGAATCGGGATGAAGGCCTGCGGCAGCAATTTTAAAATCGACTAAAGGTCAAATTGACGTTTAGTGTGCCCATGTACTTTTGATATATAAATATTCAAATCCACCTAATTTTACGGGTGAGCCCAAAAGCCTTTAACCGAAAAAGCAGACTTAGTCTGCTAATTTATTCGTTAGCGCTCAAGTCAGAAGACATGCACCAGGATTGAAAAATACCTATAACACATATAACTTTTTTTTCTAAAATCCGCTAGCCCTTTATTCATCGTACTTTCAGGATTTGAAAAGCAAGGAGCATAAAACCATCCCCCGGGGGCACACGATTATCCCCTGTTTTGGCAGGCCTTGCCCCTTGGGGCATAGAATTATCCCCTTGGGGCGCAAGCCATGCCCTTGTTTTCCCAATGCCGGCCCCTTGGGGCACACTTTAATCCCCTTGGGGCGCAAAGCAAATAAATAGGGGGGCAAGCTTTGCCCTCGGGGCACGTTCTGAACAAATGGGGGGAAATAGGAATTTATAGGGGGAGAAAGGCAAAAATCACTTTCAAAAAGTGAAAAACAAACAAGCCATCTTGAAAAACAAGATGGCTTCTTTAAAAAGACGGTGATTAAGCTTCGCCGGACGGTTTCACCGGCTTGCCATTTGACTTGCGCAGTTTCCGGAGCTCCTGAACCAATGGATGGTCTTTGCCCAGAAAACCGGCAACGATTTCTACGGTAGCCGAACCATCGTTGTAAGCCGTTTTTAGCGTTTGCATTGCTTCGCGGGTAGCAATTTTCGCAGCGGCTTTTGCATCGATTTGGCGACCTTCGGCATCGTCGGCAGCAGTTAGTTCAGTCTGTAGCTGAGTAACTTTTGCCGCCGGATCAAAACCTGCATCGGTAAGAAGCGTAGCATTTTGTTGCAGAATTGTAATCATCTGCGAAACAAAATCGCGTTTTCCCGATTCATTCATTTTTGCCATATTGCAAAAGGGTTTAAGTTGAAAGATTTAAACTTTGGGTCACCTGTAAGCTTCTCACGGCGCAGGTGGCCTTTTTACCACACAAACCTTCGGGTTTGCTATACATACACACCTTGTGCATGTGAACAGTTTGGGATTAAAATGTAAAAACGTTTAAAACAGCGTTAGACGGGTTTTATGTGTTTTTGGTTTTTAACCTATCTGCAAATTATGAAAAATAGGAGTTCAAGTCAATTTGTTATTGAGCATATTTTACTTTTATTCACCAGCTGAGCGACCAGGATTGAGCTGGTGATTTAACATCACCTGCTCAATGGATCCTATTTCTATTCACCAGCTGAACTTTAGTCAGCGGGTGAACAGATAGGAGGTTGAGCTGAGCCCAAGTCAACAGGCGAACAAGTAGAATGTTGAGCTGGTGACTAAAGATCACCTGCTCAAT contains:
- a CDS encoding 3-keto-5-aminohexanoate cleavage protein, producing MNLIINFTPTGMIPTKEMTPYVPITVSEIIEDVHQAVEAGITMVHLHAREEDSGKPTYKQEVYGKIIEGIRKFSNDLVICVSLSGRGIKEFECRASPLQLGGNLKPDMGSLTLSSLNFNKTESLNSPDMIQMLALEMQKKGIVAELEAFDVGMINYAKYLERKGLLEPPYYFNLLLGNIACAQADLLHSGIMVNDLPELSLWSFGGIGNNQLMMNSIAIASGGGVRVGLEDNIYFDVNRTRLARNIDLINRIHDLATANERMIMKPDELRRALKLNPGNGSYGRNYVSVME
- a CDS encoding acyltransferase, with translation MVTSFFEQNELVNFGFKSVGRNVLISRFAQFYGCEKIEIGDNVRIDDFCILSGEIKLHNNIHIGAYCVLFGRNGIEMEDYSGLSPRCTVFSATDDFSGDYLIGPMADSRYTNVQGGKVWLKKYSQIGANCVVMPNVTIAEGAVLGAMSLVKRDLDDWSINSGIPSKFIKPRNRNLTNYL
- a CDS encoding glycosyltransferase — encoded protein: MAKLGIIIPAYKAKFFSEALESIASQTNKNFHLYIGDDNSPENLESIIDGFKDRITLTYVRFAENLGGKELVAQWERCIALSKEEEWIWLFSDDDILAPNCVEEFYQNLNSSAISDLYHFDVSVIDMEGREIERDTPFPNRLTSLEFLLGKFTSKYRSYVVEYVFSRKRYEELKGFPKFDLAWNTDDAMWFQMAQNSSINTVPNAKVYWRASGVNISRIKDNKEIAERKLKSDISYLKWLRTKFADIAKIDEKRIRKIVIYWFYSRLYNSRKIIEKSERERLSYYFQREVYQVKNMFFIKWQVWIKQSKIYKTIFNLLRY
- a CDS encoding acetyltransferase, whose protein sequence is MVIIGAGIFAEEVQDIIQIIGNLKIEAFIEGVNKERCEYLLNGIPIIWIDELEKINRNVEFFCAIGSPQREHIIKVIENRGYNFTTLIHPSTQIFPSVKISEGSLIGAGSIIAAKTRIGKHVIVNRGCLVGHHVEIGNYVTISPGANIAGRCEIGDGSYIGMGAIIIDGVKIGANAVVGAGAVVTKNVPDNVQVVGVPASITKHFI
- a CDS encoding glycosyltransferase family 2 protein gives rise to the protein MSDFLKKYQKVPVKIYPNSVPKNPVVSVIVQTYQHVDYISACLDGITMQKTDFSYEILLGEDESIDGTREICLQYAKKYPDKIRLFLHSRSNVLEFDEKPTGRFNLLWNLKYSRGKYIAICEGDDYWIDPYKLQKQVNFMEANPSYSICFHPVKIWLEEEQKLVDDYITKEVNETTYINDLILGNYIHTPSVMYRNNLFDYSSLLKNKSRVADYFLHMMNAQYGKIKKLPQIMAVYRVHRGGIWSFENERLRILTRIQLLGCLMGFMEVNDLSKIIKKNTIDSIKFQFVRFFYSNFRDELSKEFQFFFPKEYQNFERFLNFLGAHSRISFFLLQIRFVLPWKMKDRIKKLRG
- a CDS encoding lipopolysaccharide biosynthesis protein — encoded protein: MTSNLKQKTIGGLFWSFIDNFAKLGIQFIVGIILARILSPREFGLIGMLTIFIAISQTIVESGFSTALIRKRECSLADYSTVFYFNLLVSAALYIFLFFSSGLIGRFFEEPELENMLKVFGIILIINALGIIQQTIFSKEINFKVQTYVTLVASVGSGVLAITTALMGLGVWSLVILNLSRACLNTLFLWIWSVWRPIRIFSKESFFELFGFGSKLLISALIETIYQNVYYLIIGKYFSAMELGFYTRADQFRNLPSKNIMGVIQRVSYPVLSSIQDEKERLKSNYKKLIRSTMFITFVMMLGMAAIAKPMVIALVGEKWLPSVPYLQLLCFVGMFYPLQALNLNMLNVKGRSDLFLRLEIIKKIIAIPVILVGIFIGIKAMIIGMIINSVFAYGLNSFYSGKLIGYSTKQQIIDILPSFLFSSLMAIIVFMVGTFIPYSNWIILIAQLGLGALIVFIFGELLNFGDYQYLKRIVMEQWIQKRSS
- a CDS encoding DegT/DnrJ/EryC1/StrS family aminotransferase, with translation MKKTDQKIFVTQPVLPALDEFTDLLKDIWGRKWLTNNGKYHQDFEKALADYLGVPYISLFSNGTLALISALQVLNITGEVITTPYSFVATTHALWWNNIKPVFVDVEPEFCNLDSKKIEAAITPKTTAILPVHVYGNPCDTEAIQEIADRYGLKVIYDAAHAFGVKQNGQSILNFGDLSILSFHATKVFNTIEGGAIVCHDEKTKKRIDYLKNFGFAGETEVIAPGINAKMNEVQSAFGLLQLKTIDKNILARKEIADFYCKHLDNIDGIERIVVPENLHYNYGYFPVFIDEQKYGMTRDALYEKLKANNIFGRRYFYPLISQFPTYRGLESARPENLPVAEMITDSVICLPIYPDLTRDDLKRILDIILNK
- a CDS encoding sulfotransferase, whose translation is MSKQLKPIFIIGNPRSGTTLLRLILNAHSKFVIPPEAGFAFWLYSQYKNFRYRDLDTFLDDMKSTKKINNWNLDWIELRKFLFKKQPNKYGELINDIYSFYGDSKGMKIKRWGDKNNFYLNHIEDIKEVFPCVQFIHIVRDGRNVACSYKKLNKKQIQSADAPNLPDKIESIASEWKSNIQKIKKSFESFNYDNVLEVRMEDLTASPKTEISKIMSFLGEDFEPSMLEYYKESKIIKSIPKDYLQWKKKNTLPIQNEPVDKYKTILTEEQILRFNKIAKEVLIEYDYSL